In one Sphingobacterium daejeonense genomic region, the following are encoded:
- a CDS encoding ArsR/SmtB family transcription factor, which produces MGLTKSEIFTDEQNRLASLFKVLAHPARVAILQYIINQKACICNDLVEELGLAQATISQHLKELKSIGIIQGTIEVKSVCYCIDKNVWKKIQADFNSFFDQEVKVNKCC; this is translated from the coding sequence ATGGGACTTACTAAATCAGAAATATTCACGGACGAGCAAAACAGATTAGCTTCTCTATTTAAGGTTCTGGCACACCCTGCAAGGGTTGCCATACTTCAATATATCATTAACCAGAAAGCCTGTATCTGTAATGATCTGGTCGAGGAATTGGGATTGGCACAGGCTACGATTTCTCAGCATTTAAAGGAGTTAAAGAGTATCGGCATCATTCAAGGCACAATCGAGGTTAAATCTGTTTGTTATTGCATCGATAAAAATGTTTGGAAAAAAATCCAAGCAGATTTTAATTCATTCTTTGATCAGGAAGTAAAGGTAAACAAGTGCTGTTAG
- a CDS encoding DUF1896 domain-containing protein, whose product MSTQQKDLSYFRLRLQELLNSSFPEKASNQKFIDQRSSWAANAYEDAFRSGNAIEQCNEIANYILFEGLHFSKFDMVFQVVCNEFDTLMADEELRRFALKMFPVCENVFAQYELADDFAYGYEFDLLYTEITGTIAIWIEENGLQ is encoded by the coding sequence ATGAGTACACAGCAAAAAGACCTGTCGTATTTCCGTTTACGACTACAGGAACTCCTGAACAGTAGTTTCCCTGAAAAAGCCAGCAACCAAAAATTTATTGACCAGCGTTCCTCGTGGGCTGCCAATGCCTATGAGGATGCGTTCCGTTCCGGCAATGCCATTGAGCAATGTAATGAGATAGCGAATTACATACTCTTTGAGGGTTTGCACTTCTCCAAGTTTGATATGGTTTTTCAGGTAGTATGCAATGAGTTCGATACCCTAATGGCAGACGAGGAACTGCGGCGGTTCGCTCTGAAAATGTTCCCTGTTTGCGAGAATGTTTTCGCCCAATATGAACTAGCCGATGATTTTGCCTACGGTTATGAGTTTGACCTGCTCTATACCGAGATAACCGGAACCATCGCAATATGGATTGAGGAAAATGGGCTTCAGTAA
- a CDS encoding efflux RND transporter permease subunit encodes MALIGGVFSIYFTSGILSIPAIIGFITLFGVATRNGILLVSHYNTLCDEGVGFVRYGYTRLKEQVKPHPDDGTYRRAGIDTACYCGRFARQRDTKSYGKVILGGLLTSTLLNIFIVPAVYYLSNKKSS; translated from the coding sequence TTGGCATTGATTGGCGGTGTGTTCAGCATCTATTTTACCAGTGGCATTTTGAGCATTCCTGCCATTATCGGTTTTATCACCTTGTTTGGTGTGGCTACCCGTAACGGCATCCTGCTCGTATCGCATTACAATACATTGTGTGATGAGGGGGTTGGATTTGTACGATACGGTTATACAAGGCTCAAAGAACAGGTTAAGCCCCATCCTGATGACGGCACTTACCGCAGGGCTGGCATTGATACCGCTTGCTATTGCGGGCGATTTGCCCGGCAACGAGATACAAAGTCCTATGGCAAAGTGATATTGGGCGGCTTGCTTACTTCTACATTGCTCAACATTTTTATTGTTCCGGCGGTGTACTATTTATCTAACAAAAAAAGCAGCTAA
- a CDS encoding TonB-dependent receptor domain-containing protein, producing the protein MQQDNTYKGRYLIPAYNSQTYGAYWIEKWKKNKWELQGGIRYDFKQISTVRYPYNNQPVEHDFDFSTIGASFNTIYHLSDHIRINGMVSFANRAPHVNELLIDGIHQGTATYELGDVNLKIEQAVKHGLGAFI; encoded by the coding sequence ATGCAGCAGGACAATACCTACAAAGGTCGGTATCTCATCCCTGCCTACAATTCCCAAACATACGGTGCATACTGGATTGAAAAATGGAAGAAGAACAAATGGGAGCTTCAGGGCGGTATCAGGTATGATTTTAAGCAAATCAGTACGGTACGATACCCTTACAATAACCAGCCTGTGGAGCATGACTTTGATTTTTCAACAATCGGGGCATCATTCAATACCATCTACCATCTTTCAGACCATATCAGGATAAACGGAATGGTCAGCTTTGCCAATAGGGCTCCCCACGTTAACGAACTGCTCATTGACGGCATACATCAAGGTACTGCCACCTATGAACTTGGGGACGTAAACCTGAAAATAGAGCAGGCTGTAAAACACGGTCTTGGGGCTTTCATATAG
- a CDS encoding heavy-metal-associated domain-containing protein produces the protein MATNRENIYIPLEDVESEHCALIVEKGLAQVKGVETHKVELNNRRAAITVDSNETVGEAVKAIKDLGYGVPTVKSAFSGIGHDLCILCGQCRKHC, from the coding sequence ATGGCGACAAACAGAGAAAATATATACATACCGTTGGAGGATGTAGAAAGCGAACACTGTGCATTAATCGTTGAAAAGGGATTGGCACAGGTAAAAGGCGTAGAAACCCATAAAGTAGAGCTGAACAACCGCAGGGCAGCGATTACAGTAGATAGCAATGAAACCGTAGGCGAAGCTGTTAAGGCAATTAAAGATTTAGGTTACGGAGTTCCTACGGTTAAAAGTGCTTTTTCCGGTATTGGGCATGACCTGTGCATCCTGTGCGGGCAGTGCCGAAAGCATTGTTAA
- a CDS encoding cation transporter: protein MTCASCAGSAESIVKYQPGVVNASVNFATGNLTVEYLPNMTDASTLQKAVQGVGYDLLIEDKTKQQETLEAIHEKKFRTLKNKTIWAIILSLPVVIIGMFFMDMPYADPIMWLFSTPVVIWLGRDFFCKRLEAGKAPFRQYGYAGGIEYRYCLPVQCFQYAVCRLLASTGTACSRIF from the coding sequence ATGACCTGTGCATCCTGTGCGGGCAGTGCCGAAAGCATTGTTAAATACCAACCGGGAGTAGTTAATGCTTCCGTGAACTTTGCAACGGGCAATCTTACCGTGGAATATCTGCCCAATATGACCGATGCCTCCACCCTGCAAAAAGCGGTTCAGGGAGTAGGTTACGACCTATTGATTGAAGACAAAACCAAGCAGCAGGAAACGCTCGAAGCCATCCACGAAAAGAAATTCCGAACCTTGAAAAACAAGACCATTTGGGCAATTATCCTTTCCCTGCCCGTGGTAATCATAGGAATGTTCTTTATGGATATGCCCTATGCAGACCCGATAATGTGGCTCTTTTCCACGCCCGTTGTAATATGGTTGGGCAGGGATTTTTTTTGTAAACGCTTGGAAGCAGGCAAAGCACCGTTCCGCCAATATGGATACGCTGGTGGCATTGAGTACAGGTATTGCCTACCTGTTCAGTGTTTTCAATATGCTGTTTGCCGACTTTTGGCATCAACGGGGACTGCATGCTCACGTATATTTTGA
- a CDS encoding heavy-metal-associated domain-containing protein, which yields MENKQFQFKTNINCGGCIASVKPHLDKAEGICHWEVDTANKDKVLTVKSEGITEHEVISTVQKAGFKIEPLDA from the coding sequence ATGGAAAATAAACAATTTCAATTCAAGACGAACATCAATTGCGGCGGCTGTATCGCATCTGTAAAGCCGCACTTGGACAAGGCAGAGGGCATCTGCCATTGGGAAGTGGACACGGCCAACAAGGACAAAGTACTTACCGTGAAGTCCGAGGGCATTACCGAGCATGAAGTAATATCGACCGTGCAAAAGGCAGGCTTCAAAATAGAACCTTTGGATGCCTAA
- a CDS encoding copper-translocating P-type ATPase → MVISGNSYVDESMLSGEPVPVLKKEKEKVFAGTINQKGSFRFRAVKVGKETMLAHIIKMVQDAQGSKAPVQKLVDRIAGIFVPTVIGIAILTFTLWLILGGENGVVQGLLAAVTVLVIACPCALGLATPTAIMVGVGKGAENGILIKDAESLELAKKVNAIVLDKTGTITEGRPQVTGIKWLNNEDTAKEILLSIEKQSEHPLAEAVVKHLGDVATTSLSMFDSITGKGAKADHDNETYYVGNKKLLAENNIAIAGELQDQAEEWGKQSKTVIWFANSKKALAVIAIADKIKETSVRAIREMQEMGIDLYMLTGDNEATAKAIAEQTGIKHYKAEVLPQHKADFVKELQSKGKVVAMVGDGINDSTALATADVSIAMGKGSDIAMDVAKMTIISSDLTKIPQAIRLSKQTVATIKQNLFWAFIYNVIGIPVAAGILYPVNGFLLNPMIAGAAMALSSVSVVSNSLRLKWKK, encoded by the coding sequence ATGGTCATATCGGGCAATTCGTATGTGGACGAAAGCATGTTAAGCGGTGAGCCTGTACCTGTATTGAAAAAAGAAAAAGAAAAAGTATTTGCAGGAACGATTAACCAAAAAGGCAGCTTCCGGTTCAGGGCGGTAAAAGTGGGCAAAGAAACCATGCTTGCCCACATCATCAAAATGGTGCAGGATGCACAGGGAAGCAAAGCACCCGTACAGAAACTGGTCGATAGGATTGCGGGCATCTTTGTTCCCACAGTGATAGGTATTGCCATCCTGACATTTACGCTATGGTTGATTTTGGGAGGCGAAAACGGGGTTGTTCAAGGTCTGTTGGCAGCCGTTACGGTATTGGTCATTGCCTGCCCCTGTGCTTTAGGCTTAGCGACACCCACCGCTATTATGGTAGGCGTTGGTAAAGGTGCTGAAAATGGCATTTTGATAAAGGATGCCGAAAGTTTGGAACTGGCCAAAAAAGTAAATGCCATCGTTTTGGACAAAACCGGAACCATCACCGAGGGAAGACCACAGGTAACGGGCATTAAATGGCTGAACAATGAGGACACTGCAAAAGAAATCCTTTTGAGCATCGAAAAGCAATCCGAGCATCCATTGGCAGAAGCCGTAGTGAAGCATCTTGGCGATGTAGCGACCACCTCTTTATCCATGTTCGACAGCATTACGGGCAAAGGCGCAAAAGCAGACCATGACAACGAAACCTATTATGTAGGCAACAAAAAGCTATTGGCAGAAAACAACATTGCCATTGCCGGCGAATTACAAGACCAGGCCGAAGAATGGGGCAAACAGTCTAAAACCGTTATCTGGTTTGCAAACAGCAAAAAGGCTCTTGCTGTAATCGCTATCGCCGATAAGATTAAGGAAACATCGGTGCGGGCTATCCGGGAAATGCAGGAAATGGGCATTGACCTGTATATGCTGACCGGAGATAATGAAGCTACTGCAAAAGCCATTGCGGAGCAGACAGGCATCAAGCATTACAAAGCCGAAGTTTTGCCACAGCACAAAGCCGACTTTGTGAAAGAACTGCAAAGTAAAGGAAAGGTAGTGGCAATGGTGGGCGATGGTATCAACGACAGCACCGCATTGGCAACAGCCGATGTAAGTATCGCAATGGGCAAAGGCAGCGACATCGCAATGGACGTAGCCAAGATGACCATCATTTCGTCCGACCTGACCAAGATACCGCAGGCAATACGCTTGTCCAAACAGACCGTAGCCACCATCAAGCAAAACCTGTTCTGGGCGTTTATCTACAACGTAATCGGCATTCCGGTAGCGGCAGGCATCCTTTACCCTGTTAACGGCTTCCTGCTCAACCCGATGATTGCGGGTGCGGCAATGGCATTGAGCAGCGTGAGCGTGGTCAGTAACAGCCTGCGGTTGAAGTGGAAGAAATAA